The genomic stretch CCAGCGGTTGGACTACTACAAGATCGTGGCGCCGATGGACGGCACCGTGCTGAAGGAAGACGGCGAGGTCGGCGACATGGTCGAGCCCGGCACCATCCTGTATCGCATCGGACTGGAAAAGCCGCTGTGGGTGGTGGCCGACGTCAACGAGGAAGACATCCCGCGGGTCAAGGTCGGCCAGAAGGCGCTGCTGCGCAGCGACGCCTTTGCCCATCAGGTGCTGCCCGGATCGGTCAAGCAGATCACCCCGGCCGGCGATCCGGTGGCCAAGACCTTCCGGGTCAGGATCGGGCTGCCGGACGACACGCCGCTGCGAGTCGGCATGAGCGTCGAGGCCAATATCGTCAGCCGGGAGAAGCAGGACGCCGTGCTGGTCCCCGCCAATGCGGTGGTCGATGACAGCCTGCTGGTCGTCGACAACGGCCGCGTCGCGCGGCGCAAGGTCGAGATCGGGATCCGCGGCACCGGCTTTGTCGAAATCGTCTCCGGCGTCCGCGACGGCGAGCTGGTGGCCGCGCCGGCGACCACCAACATCACGGACGGCGCCCGGGTCCGCATCAGCAAGGCGGGCCAGCCGCCATGAACCTGATCCTCACCATCGCCTGGACCCATGTCCGCCACCGCGCCCGCCAGACCCTGGTGGCGATCATCGGGGTGATGACCGGGGTCGGGTTCTCGATCATGATGGCGGCGATGATGGAAGGCTCGCAGGACGATTTCATCAAGACCCTGGTGGATGCGCTGCCGCACATCTCGATCACCGACGAATCCCGCGAGCCGACAAGGCAGCCCGCCACCATGGTCTATCAAGCCGTCGAGATGCACGGGCTGACGCCGCAGGTGCGCCGCCCCGGCATCAAGAACCCGATGGCGATGATCGCCTCGCTGCAAAGCTGGGTGCCGGGCGCGCTGACGCCGTCGGTGCAGTCCAAGGCGCTGCTGCGCTTCGCCGGGCGCAATCTCAACATCTCGATCGTCGGCATCGATCCGCGCAGCGAAATCAACGTCTCCAATCTCGCCACCCATATGCGCCAGGGCACGCTCAATTCGCTGTATCGCTCCTCCAACGCGATCCTGCTCGGCGACCG from Rhodopseudomonas sp. BAL398 encodes the following:
- a CDS encoding efflux RND transporter periplasmic adaptor subunit, with amino-acid sequence MSSISEQPGPSPARRRPSRWKSVTVAILGVALSGAAAWWWLRPPEITVATVKRGTAAEIVYATGSVEPETWSRSTPLVRGRIVARCRCEGKQVKAGDILARLDDREAVATLNDLRAQETFRRKEFDRQEHLLARGATTSQAYQKAESDLAQIHAQIAAQTQRLDYYKIVAPMDGTVLKEDGEVGDMVEPGTILYRIGLEKPLWVVADVNEEDIPRVKVGQKALLRSDAFAHQVLPGSVKQITPAGDPVAKTFRVRIGLPDDTPLRVGMSVEANIVSREKQDAVLVPANAVVDDSLLVVDNGRVARRKVEIGIRGTGFVEIVSGVRDGELVAAPATTNITDGARVRISKAGQPP